The proteins below come from a single Tribolium castaneum strain GA2 chromosome 9, icTriCast1.1, whole genome shotgun sequence genomic window:
- the Gyc88E gene encoding soluble guanylate cyclase 88E isoform X1, which yields MYGLILENMSEYIKQTYGEEKWEEIRRAAAVDQPSFSTHQVYPEALIPRLSKKAVQILKVSEKDFFEQMGVFFVSFVSQYGYDRVLSVLGRHMRDFLNGLDNLHEYLKFSYPRMRAPSFICENETKQGLTLHYRSKRRGFVYYTMGQIKEVARHFYNKEMKIELVREELLFDMVHVTFQLTFDNRAFTLASLAMTREEKHLPISASVLFEIFPFCIVFGSDMIVRSIGNSLMVILPDLIGKKITNWFDLVRPLTAFKFQTILNRTNNIFELVTVEPILHEKPPERGRQEMILSDELDLEEDRSLRLKGQMIYMDNWKMMMYLGTPVMPDLNSLINSGLYINDLSMHDFSRDLMLAGTQQSVELKLALDQEQQKSKKLEESMRKLDEEMRRTDELLYQMIPKQVADRLRKGENPIDTCEMFDSVSILFSDVVTFTEICSRITPMEVVSMLNGMYSIFDTLTERNRVYKVETIGDAYMVVSGAPEKEGNHAERVCDMALDMVDAITDLKDPSTGQHLRIRVGVHSGAVVAGIVGLKMPRYCLFGDSVNTASRMESTSEAMMIHISEYTRQLLPPAYTVLERGEIQVKGKGHMKTYWLKGKESRTPIDRREKAPLHQEIDPLDNREFKHPNVHAEDRRSVVYSPITFQDVARRSIASSPVKYSQSTRGLPHRFMEKVTKLRSNSAGAVYGMRDPADIFGAMVLDNSPIKEDTDRPLKTFTQEVSLVAQGSPLTSPPSIFLSNHTEKSPKAQFDKKDKDNNPYEFGRSMYNYAKKFEGRKNEKGAHSEMPVSKSDGDLQGKKTLVNLSNSHLNKSNHHHQHQCCSGFGAGNRHRFQSNACVIN from the exons ATGTACGGCCTAATCCTGGAAAATATGTCCGAGTACATAAAGCAAACCTACGGCGAGGAAAAATGGGAAGAGATAAGGCGAGCAGCGGCCGTCGATCAACCCAGTTTCAGTACCCACCAGGTTTATCCTGAAGCTCTGATCCCTCGTCTGTCGAAAAAAGCCGTTCAG ATATTAAAAGTGAGCGAGAAGGATTTTTTCGAGCAAATGGGTGTGTTTTTCGTCAGTTTCGTCAGTCAGTACGGATACGATCGAGTGCTTTCGGTCCTCGGCCGCCACATGAGGGACTTCCTCAACGGGTTGGATAATCTCCAcgagtatttaaaattttcgtatCCTCGGATGCGGGCGCCGAGCTTCATTTGCGAGAACGAGACGAAGCAAGGACTGACGTTACATTACCGGAGCAAAAGACGGGGGTTTGTTTATTACACGATGGGGCAAATCAAGGAAGTAGCTAGACATTTCTACAATAAAGAAATGAAAATCGAGCTGGTGCGGGAAGAGCTGCTTTTCGACATGGTCCATGTCACTTTCCAGTTAACGTTCGATAACCGGGCTTTCACTCTCGCATCGCTGGCGATGACAAGAGAAGAAAAACACTTACCGATTAGTGCGTCCGTTTTATTCGAGATTTTCCCGTTTTGTATAGTTTTCGG ttcggATATGATTGTCCGCAGCATAGGCAACTCGCTCATGGTGATTTTGCCCGACTTAATTGGgaaaaaaataacgaattgGTTCGATTTAGTTCGGCCTTTGACAGCGTTCAAGTTTCAAACG ATTTTAAATCgtacaaataatatttttgaactagTGACGGTCGAACCGATCCTTCATGAGAAACCGCCCGAGAGAGGGAGGCAAGAAATGATACTTAGCGACGAGCTGGATTTGGAGGAAGACAGGAGTTTGAGACTTAAAG GGCAAATGATTTACATGGACAATTGGAAGATGATGATGTATCTAGGAACCCCAGTGATGCCTGATCTGAATTCGCTAATCAATTCCGGGCTTTATATTAATGATCTCTCCATGCACGATTTTAGCAG GGACTTGATGTTGGCTGGAACCCAACAGTCAGTCGAACTGAAATTAGCTCTAGACCAGGAAcaacagaaaagtaaaaaattggaggaaTCGATGCGGAAACTGGACGAGGAAATGAGACGAACTGACGAGTTGCTTTACCAAATGATTCCAAAACAAGTAGCCGATAGATTACGGAAAGGCGAAAATCCGATCGATACATGCGag ATGTTCGACAGCGTTTCAATCCTCTTCTCCGATGTCGTCACATTCACGGAAATTTGCAGCAGGATTACGCCGATGGAAGTTGTCTCAATGCTGAATGGCATGTATTCAATATTCGATACTCTGACTGAGAGAAACCGGGTGTACAAAGTGGAGACAATCGGTGATGCTTACATGGTGGTTTCTGGGGCCCCGGAAAAGGAGGGCAACCACGCGGAACGCGTCTGCGACATGGCCTTGGACATGGTGGACGCCATCACCGACCTGAAAGACCCTTCCACGG GTCAGCATTTACGGATCCGGGTTGGGGTCCATTCGGGCGCGGTTGTTGCAGGGATAGTAGGGTTGAAAATGCCCCGATATTGCCTGTTTGGCGATAGTGTAAATACCGCCTCTCGGATGGAATCGACAAGTGAGGCAATGATGATCCACATTTCCGAATATACGCGGCAACTGCTACCCCCTGCGTACACCGTACTGGAACGAGGGGAGATCCAAGTGAAGGGAAAAG GTCATATGAAAACGTATTGGTTGAAGGGAAAAGAGTCAAGGACGCCGATAGATCGGCGGGAGAAAGCACCACTGCACCAAGAGATCGATCCTTTGGATAATAGAGAGTTTAAACACCCTAACGTTCACGCGGAGGATAGAAGGAGTGTCGTTTATTCTCCGATCACATTTCAGGATGTGGCACGGAGGAGTATTGCGAGTTCGCCGGTTAAATATTCGCAAAGTACGAGAG GTCTCCCGCACCGTTTTATGGAGAAAGTGACCA AGCTGCGTTCGAATTCTGCTGGGGCTGTGTACGGGATGCGCGACCCGGCTGATATTTTCGGGGCCATGGTCCTCGACAATTCTCCAATTAAGGAAGACACGGACAGGCCCTTAAAGACTTTCACCCAGGAAGTAAGTTTAGTGGCTCAGGGATCACCCTTGACCTCTCCACCCTCAATTTTCCTATCAAACCATACAGAGAAGTCCCCGAAGGctcaatttgataaaaaagataaagacaATAACCCGTACGAATTCGGGCGATCGATGTACAACTACGCGAAGAAATTCGAGGGGAGGAAGAATGAAAAGGGGGCGCATTCGGAGATGCCCGTCTCGAAGAGCGACGGCGACCTCCAAGGCAAGAAAACTCTAGTTAATTTATCGAACAGTCATTTGAACAAATCCAACCACCATCACCAGCACCAGTGTTGCTCCGGGTTCGGGGCCGGGAATAGACACAGGTTCCAAAGCAACGCTTGTGTTATCAACTAA
- the Gyc88E gene encoding soluble guanylate cyclase 88E isoform X2, with translation MYGLILENMSEYIKQTYGEEKWEEIRRAAAVDQPSFSTHQVYPEALIPRLSKKAVQILKVSEKDFFEQMGVFFVSFVSQYGYDRVLSVLGRHMRDFLNGLDNLHEYLKFSYPRMRAPSFICENETKQGLTLHYRSKRRGFVYYTMGQIKEVARHFYNKEMKIELVREELLFDMVHVTFQLTFDNRAFTLASLAMTREEKHLPISASVLFEIFPFCIVFGSDMIVRSIGNSLMVILPDLIGKKITNWFDLVRPLTAFKFQTILNRTNNIFELVTVEPILHEKPPERGRQEMILSDELDLEEDRSLRLKGQMIYMDNWKMMMYLGTPVMPDLNSLINSGLYINDLSMHDFSRDLMLAGTQQSVELKLALDQEQQKSKKLEESMRKLDEEMRRTDELLYQMIPKQVADRLRKGENPIDTCEMFDSVSILFSDVVTFTEICSRITPMEVVSMLNGMYSIFDTLTERNRVYKVETIGDAYMVVSGAPEKEGNHAERVCDMALDMVDAITDLKDPSTGQHLRIRVGVHSGAVVAGIVGLKMPRYCLFGDSVNTASRMESTSEAMMIHISEYTRQLLPPAYTVLERGEIQVKGKGHMKTYWLKGKESRTPIDRREKAPLHQEIDPLDNREFKHPNVHAEDRRSVVYSPITFQDVARRSIASSPVKYSQSTRELRSNSAGAVYGMRDPADIFGAMVLDNSPIKEDTDRPLKTFTQEVSLVAQGSPLTSPPSIFLSNHTEKSPKAQFDKKDKDNNPYEFGRSMYNYAKKFEGRKNEKGAHSEMPVSKSDGDLQGKKTLVNLSNSHLNKSNHHHQHQCCSGFGAGNRHRFQSNACVIN, from the exons ATGTACGGCCTAATCCTGGAAAATATGTCCGAGTACATAAAGCAAACCTACGGCGAGGAAAAATGGGAAGAGATAAGGCGAGCAGCGGCCGTCGATCAACCCAGTTTCAGTACCCACCAGGTTTATCCTGAAGCTCTGATCCCTCGTCTGTCGAAAAAAGCCGTTCAG ATATTAAAAGTGAGCGAGAAGGATTTTTTCGAGCAAATGGGTGTGTTTTTCGTCAGTTTCGTCAGTCAGTACGGATACGATCGAGTGCTTTCGGTCCTCGGCCGCCACATGAGGGACTTCCTCAACGGGTTGGATAATCTCCAcgagtatttaaaattttcgtatCCTCGGATGCGGGCGCCGAGCTTCATTTGCGAGAACGAGACGAAGCAAGGACTGACGTTACATTACCGGAGCAAAAGACGGGGGTTTGTTTATTACACGATGGGGCAAATCAAGGAAGTAGCTAGACATTTCTACAATAAAGAAATGAAAATCGAGCTGGTGCGGGAAGAGCTGCTTTTCGACATGGTCCATGTCACTTTCCAGTTAACGTTCGATAACCGGGCTTTCACTCTCGCATCGCTGGCGATGACAAGAGAAGAAAAACACTTACCGATTAGTGCGTCCGTTTTATTCGAGATTTTCCCGTTTTGTATAGTTTTCGG ttcggATATGATTGTCCGCAGCATAGGCAACTCGCTCATGGTGATTTTGCCCGACTTAATTGGgaaaaaaataacgaattgGTTCGATTTAGTTCGGCCTTTGACAGCGTTCAAGTTTCAAACG ATTTTAAATCgtacaaataatatttttgaactagTGACGGTCGAACCGATCCTTCATGAGAAACCGCCCGAGAGAGGGAGGCAAGAAATGATACTTAGCGACGAGCTGGATTTGGAGGAAGACAGGAGTTTGAGACTTAAAG GGCAAATGATTTACATGGACAATTGGAAGATGATGATGTATCTAGGAACCCCAGTGATGCCTGATCTGAATTCGCTAATCAATTCCGGGCTTTATATTAATGATCTCTCCATGCACGATTTTAGCAG GGACTTGATGTTGGCTGGAACCCAACAGTCAGTCGAACTGAAATTAGCTCTAGACCAGGAAcaacagaaaagtaaaaaattggaggaaTCGATGCGGAAACTGGACGAGGAAATGAGACGAACTGACGAGTTGCTTTACCAAATGATTCCAAAACAAGTAGCCGATAGATTACGGAAAGGCGAAAATCCGATCGATACATGCGag ATGTTCGACAGCGTTTCAATCCTCTTCTCCGATGTCGTCACATTCACGGAAATTTGCAGCAGGATTACGCCGATGGAAGTTGTCTCAATGCTGAATGGCATGTATTCAATATTCGATACTCTGACTGAGAGAAACCGGGTGTACAAAGTGGAGACAATCGGTGATGCTTACATGGTGGTTTCTGGGGCCCCGGAAAAGGAGGGCAACCACGCGGAACGCGTCTGCGACATGGCCTTGGACATGGTGGACGCCATCACCGACCTGAAAGACCCTTCCACGG GTCAGCATTTACGGATCCGGGTTGGGGTCCATTCGGGCGCGGTTGTTGCAGGGATAGTAGGGTTGAAAATGCCCCGATATTGCCTGTTTGGCGATAGTGTAAATACCGCCTCTCGGATGGAATCGACAAGTGAGGCAATGATGATCCACATTTCCGAATATACGCGGCAACTGCTACCCCCTGCGTACACCGTACTGGAACGAGGGGAGATCCAAGTGAAGGGAAAAG GTCATATGAAAACGTATTGGTTGAAGGGAAAAGAGTCAAGGACGCCGATAGATCGGCGGGAGAAAGCACCACTGCACCAAGAGATCGATCCTTTGGATAATAGAGAGTTTAAACACCCTAACGTTCACGCGGAGGATAGAAGGAGTGTCGTTTATTCTCCGATCACATTTCAGGATGTGGCACGGAGGAGTATTGCGAGTTCGCCGGTTAAATATTCGCAAAGTACGAGAG AGCTGCGTTCGAATTCTGCTGGGGCTGTGTACGGGATGCGCGACCCGGCTGATATTTTCGGGGCCATGGTCCTCGACAATTCTCCAATTAAGGAAGACACGGACAGGCCCTTAAAGACTTTCACCCAGGAAGTAAGTTTAGTGGCTCAGGGATCACCCTTGACCTCTCCACCCTCAATTTTCCTATCAAACCATACAGAGAAGTCCCCGAAGGctcaatttgataaaaaagataaagacaATAACCCGTACGAATTCGGGCGATCGATGTACAACTACGCGAAGAAATTCGAGGGGAGGAAGAATGAAAAGGGGGCGCATTCGGAGATGCCCGTCTCGAAGAGCGACGGCGACCTCCAAGGCAAGAAAACTCTAGTTAATTTATCGAACAGTCATTTGAACAAATCCAACCACCATCACCAGCACCAGTGTTGCTCCGGGTTCGGGGCCGGGAATAGACACAGGTTCCAAAGCAACGCTTGTGTTATCAACTAA
- the LOC103312853 gene encoding uncharacterized protein LOC103312853 isoform X1 has protein sequence MNYQPPDLSTMIGDMLDEDIRLFRDSSDSYFNNYMENIEADDLLRHFQLPNRKPMDEWQTDEVLDFILNEVSTESAGFSNDNLERFQCISGYIFRNLSEDNCKILSKSNSLGQLIYTAKETYIRCHPPEYNHENNNNCFSETNNENVPVFTASNQIYSSPSNKKPGRPRCKPTSDRIGKRSEKLWEFLLHLLRDSNTCPQLIKWENFEEGTFKFVQSDKVARLWGNRKKNNNMTYEKFSRAMRYYYKSQVLLPVPGKRLVYKFGPQAKGWQTIRPIN, from the exons ATGAATTACCAACCTCCCGATTTGTCTACAATGATTGGCGATATGTTAGATGAGGATATTAGG TTATTTCGGGACAGCTCCGacagttattttaacaattacatGGAGAACATCGAGGCCG ATGATCTGTTAAGGCATTTCCAATTACCGAATCGAAAACCCATGGATGAGTGGCAAACTGACGAAGTTTTGGACTTCATATTAAACGAAGTTTCCACGGAATCTGCTGGATTTTCAAACGATAATCTTGAACGATTCCAATGCATTTCCGGTTACATCTTCAGAAATTTGTCTGAAGACAACTGTAAAATTTTGTCCAAATCAAATAGTTTAGGTCAGTTGATTTACACTGCTAAAGAAACTTACATTAGATGCCACCCCCCGGAAT ataatcacgagaataataataattgtttctcCGAAACGAATAATGAAAACGTGCCCGTTTTCACTGCAAGTAACCAAATTTATTCATCGCcaagtaataaaaaaccagGAAGACCCCGATGCAAACCCACATCCGATAGAATTG GCAAACGCTCGGAGAAACTTTGGGAATTTTTATTGCACCTCCTGCGTGATAGCAACACTTGCCCTCAACTGATAAAGTGGGAGAATTTCGAGGAGGGCACGTTTAAATTCGTCCAGAGCGACAAAGTGGCCCGGTTGTGGGGCAACaggaagaaaaataataacatgaCCTACGAAAAATTTAGCCGAGCTATGCG gtATTATTACAAGAGCCAGGTGTTGTTGCCAGTGCCGGGCAAGCGTCTGGTTTACAAATTCGGTCCTCAGGCGAAAGGGTGGCAAACCATCCGTCCGATTAATTAA
- the LOC103312853 gene encoding ETS-related transcription factor Elf-5 isoform X2 codes for MNYQPPDLSTMIGDMLDEDIRLFRDSSDSYFNNYMENIEADDLLRHFQLPNRKPMDEWQTDEVLDFILNEVSTESAGFSNDNLERFQCISGYIFRNLSEDNCKILSKSNSLDNHENNNNCFSETNNENVPVFTASNQIYSSPSNKKPGRPRCKPTSDRIGKRSEKLWEFLLHLLRDSNTCPQLIKWENFEEGTFKFVQSDKVARLWGNRKKNNNMTYEKFSRAMRYYYKSQVLLPVPGKRLVYKFGPQAKGWQTIRPIN; via the exons ATGAATTACCAACCTCCCGATTTGTCTACAATGATTGGCGATATGTTAGATGAGGATATTAGG TTATTTCGGGACAGCTCCGacagttattttaacaattacatGGAGAACATCGAGGCCG ATGATCTGTTAAGGCATTTCCAATTACCGAATCGAAAACCCATGGATGAGTGGCAAACTGACGAAGTTTTGGACTTCATATTAAACGAAGTTTCCACGGAATCTGCTGGATTTTCAAACGATAATCTTGAACGATTCCAATGCATTTCCGGTTACATCTTCAGAAATTTGTCTGAAGACAACTGTAAAATTTTGTCCAAATCAAATAGTTTAG ataatcacgagaataataataattgtttctcCGAAACGAATAATGAAAACGTGCCCGTTTTCACTGCAAGTAACCAAATTTATTCATCGCcaagtaataaaaaaccagGAAGACCCCGATGCAAACCCACATCCGATAGAATTG GCAAACGCTCGGAGAAACTTTGGGAATTTTTATTGCACCTCCTGCGTGATAGCAACACTTGCCCTCAACTGATAAAGTGGGAGAATTTCGAGGAGGGCACGTTTAAATTCGTCCAGAGCGACAAAGTGGCCCGGTTGTGGGGCAACaggaagaaaaataataacatgaCCTACGAAAAATTTAGCCGAGCTATGCG gtATTATTACAAGAGCCAGGTGTTGTTGCCAGTGCCGGGCAAGCGTCTGGTTTACAAATTCGGTCCTCAGGCGAAAGGGTGGCAAACCATCCGTCCGATTAATTAA
- the LOC103312853 gene encoding ETS homologous factor isoform X3: MDEWQTDEVLDFILNEVSTESAGFSNDNLERFQCISGYIFRNLSEDNCKILSKSNSLGQLIYTAKETYIRCHPPEYNHENNNNCFSETNNENVPVFTASNQIYSSPSNKKPGRPRCKPTSDRIGKRSEKLWEFLLHLLRDSNTCPQLIKWENFEEGTFKFVQSDKVARLWGNRKKNNNMTYEKFSRAMRYYYKSQVLLPVPGKRLVYKFGPQAKGWQTIRPIN, from the exons ATGGATGAGTGGCAAACTGACGAAGTTTTGGACTTCATATTAAACGAAGTTTCCACGGAATCTGCTGGATTTTCAAACGATAATCTTGAACGATTCCAATGCATTTCCGGTTACATCTTCAGAAATTTGTCTGAAGACAACTGTAAAATTTTGTCCAAATCAAATAGTTTAGGTCAGTTGATTTACACTGCTAAAGAAACTTACATTAGATGCCACCCCCCGGAAT ataatcacgagaataataataattgtttctcCGAAACGAATAATGAAAACGTGCCCGTTTTCACTGCAAGTAACCAAATTTATTCATCGCcaagtaataaaaaaccagGAAGACCCCGATGCAAACCCACATCCGATAGAATTG GCAAACGCTCGGAGAAACTTTGGGAATTTTTATTGCACCTCCTGCGTGATAGCAACACTTGCCCTCAACTGATAAAGTGGGAGAATTTCGAGGAGGGCACGTTTAAATTCGTCCAGAGCGACAAAGTGGCCCGGTTGTGGGGCAACaggaagaaaaataataacatgaCCTACGAAAAATTTAGCCGAGCTATGCG gtATTATTACAAGAGCCAGGTGTTGTTGCCAGTGCCGGGCAAGCGTCTGGTTTACAAATTCGGTCCTCAGGCGAAAGGGTGGCAAACCATCCGTCCGATTAATTAA